The genomic DNA tgtgataattattatttgtacaatatataaatatatatagaaactcGTGTAATGCAGGGGATTGAACACcgattattatatatattagatgaAAGCTTACTTACCAGAAAAGGTAATTACATACATCGATCATCAGCATTAGTCCAATGGCCAAATGTTGCTTAATTAGCCAACATTGGTTGATTCAGGGGGTTTAACATGTCTTTCTCTTAATATTCAAATCTTATGAATGGAAAAAACTCatgataagaaaaaaatttcttctttAATGGCTGAACTGGCTCGAATCTAGGTTAATCGAAACTTGATGAGCTTTAATGTACCGTGCCGTgcataagaaaagaaaatattaatcaattgaaagagttttagtgagaattatatatttagtGGAGACGTTGAATTGTCTcatgataaatatttgaattcaccaattggattttctttgtttttttttattggtagAGGGAGAACCATGAGTCTgatacaaaaatgaaaaataaactgAAATACATAAGTCTAATTAGTAATGATTGAATTTGGGAGCTCTTGATTCTAAATCAGCGTCTAATGCTGCTACATTGAGACCTCTTCCATCTCACCAGTTTGAATTTAACTTATGAGATCCAGTTGGAAAATCAACTTAATTGTAATTCTAAATGTCCACATTTAATTAGGATTATTTGGAGTCCGCCTGTTCCATATATAGAATTTGTGTGGGTTAAGAGCGCATTATCTTCATACTTTAAATCTAATCTAATGAACTTAAACAGTATTTTGTCCCAACAGGATGTCGACAGGAATTCCTGTACGTGGCTCAACAACCAAAGAATATgctaaaaacatatatatcacCTCTGATGTATATGCACGTCAAAATATAGAATTAGATACTTTTTAAAGTTGTGTCAACATTTTGTGTATGCATTTCAAATACGTGGTATTGGTTTTTATAGACAAGAAATTCTTTTGCAGATTCTAAGAATAATAGCACTCTTTACGATCCTATATCGATCGGCTAAATCCATtaatattgttttcttttattttttctaaatagaTAGATATTAATCATGTTGAGCcaaatttgattaaaaaaaataatgatgatgaagtAAAGTTGTCACAGAGATtctatatatagaaatataatTGGTTTCAGCTAAATTTGTGTACAATATACACATTAGTGCTTACACATACACTACACTACTGCATATGAGCTGACCTCAATTCtgtattttattaaaaagaaaattggctTTTATTTAGTCTTCTTATCAATGattcttttattaaataatccTTTGGGAACACATAATATATGTAAATGTATATCgcctaattaaaaaaatctgcTTAATTAGAACTCATGTAGGTTCAACGTATAACTATCAGTAGATTTAACTGAGGCAAATTGATTGCAGAAAAAAGAATGATTTTAATCAATGATATATCAAAATACCTTAAAATTGTtgtcttattattattattattattgttgttgttgttattattattattattattattattatatattttttaatgttcCATTCCATAGTTTGTTATACTGGCCCTACAGGGTGTCGTGGCCTCGTTTACTTCTTGGGCCTTTTTGTTTCTACAATCATCTTATAGATCATTTCTTAATATAGATTTCAGCCGATCCATAAAAGGTGTACAATGGATCCAAATTAAATCATGTGACTTTTGCCCCCGctaaaaaacaaaatgaatgaatgaaagaTTATGCAATGAGAATGATCAACGTTGATTGATTCAAGTGGTTCGaccttatttttcttaaataaagtctcgGATTCAAGccttataaatataaaaaattcatgctgTGAGAGTTTATCCCTTAGTAGGTCAATCCGGTTCTACTGGATTAATCGGAGTTCAATTGAGCTTCCGAATATTATGGTGCATACTGAAAAGATTATAGACATCGATGATTACTTTAAATCACAGCATGAATCACGATAATGAATTATGcatatttctttgtttttgtgACATTAGTTTCTAACtactgtctttttttttatttttttcccttggtGATATTCAAACTACCTCTTATTCTCCTCTAACTTGGCATAAACATTTGGAACCGATGAGAAAATTGATTAATATTGCCATTtctgaataaataaattaagctGCATCTCTTTTTgtcatggtttttttttttgggtgggggggggggtggcGGCAtggaaacttgaaaaaaaaaattattgcagGTTTCATTAATAAATTGCTTTGGTTGCTTTCTGTTAATTTACGAGGTTTTTATGTATTactcataataataaaaaaaatgaggtTTTTATGTTCTAAAATTAGCTAGGTGAAAGCAGGTTGGAATATTGGTATTTTCAAGTCTTCTAATCTTGTTGGACCTAAATCTCTCCCATCAATATGTATGTCATTATCTCTATAATACTAATTTTCATAGCTAAGGGTGTCTTGTTCGATCTCTAGATCTCTCAATGAGCTTTCAGCAGATGAATTAACGACTATGGCAAGAAACTAATTAACTTATCATAATTGTAAATGAAATTATAAGTCCACGTCGGACTAGGTGTTTGCAAGGATTAACAAGACTAAATCTAaggttttaatttgttttgtcCCTTTGTAGTCTGCAAAATTATTTATGAAGGATTAACTTATACAaatgcactttaatttctacagATCTCTTTGCTACAAATTCACTGAACTCAAAATAAAAAGGGTAACGGACCCGTCTCATTACCTTGCGTAGGGTGCCTTCTATTCTCCTAGCTGCAGGTCCATTGTCATATCGCACCCAACCCCGATGTACAGGTACCCCATCACTACATTTCTAGTCCCATTCAAGATGACTACGCCCTCAACCGGTCTCTCTCAAACTTATAAAATACCCTAGAACTTGGAGAccagatttttattttcttgaaataaattatgcTATATGTATAATGTCAAGGTGGAATAAAGTATCATATTATGTGCAATATGTACCTTAATATTACATCTATTCTCGAAATTAATATaacccaaaataaataaataaaaggagttgaagaaaattcaatccTCACACGAGGCTAACGTACAAACGGATAGATAGgcatataaaatcaaataattaattgcccattatgaatattatgtatatatatatatatatattataaacgTGACTAATTAATTGATCTCATTATTTCATCGATATGCAGCCGCCTAGTATGTTGTCTAATGAAATATGAACAGCTTGAAAGTTTTCACAACCTTCCTGATACCGTCGGCCAAAGAGGCACCGCATGGCACGGTTCCGTCGTTCCCGGCGAGGACGCGGTACTTGTCCTTTCGAGTGAAGTTGGTGCATTCAAACCCTAGGGTCGCTGCCAGGATCCTCTGAACGTAATTTGCTACATCATGAGGGCTCTTCCCCGATGAACACGTGGCTTCGACTGGGAGCTGGTTTAGGAACGTTGCCTCGTACACTGGCCTCGGGTTCATCATGAAGAAGATTGGGTCCAGAGCTTTCCAGCCCCGAGCAGTGGTCGCATGGAAAAACCCTACCCGGTAGTTCATCGCGACTGGCACTATTCGGTCGGTCAACTCAGCAAACAGAGCGCTAAACCGCAGCAGGAATGGCTCTCGGCATGTTGTTCCCTCAGGGCAAACGACCAGATCCCCCTTTGCCAACTGGCGCTTGATCTTTTCCGCATCAATTTCACGGATCCTGGTAAGTCGGACAGTCGGTATCGGCGACAGGATCTCAGAAAACCTTGAAAGGGAATAGGTGACTGCGGGAATCTTACGACCTAGGATGGTGGATAAAACAACAGGGTCCATCAGGGTCCGGTGTGTGCAGACGAAGAGCACGCCTGTGGTGTTGTCATCGGACACGGGTGGTGGTGGTTTACCCTTCATGATGACCTTGCCCCCGAATATTGGGGCGATCACAGGAATGGCTCCTAGGGGCAATGTCAGGCCGACTGCTATGCGAATGGTGGCGAGTAGTATTCCGAGGGGCATCCATAAGAGAATCAGGAGAGCCATGGATGGCGTAGGGCGGTTGACAAGCCTGCCATCATGAAATACAACCGGGACAGGGCGTAGAAGTTGTGGATCGGCCTTCCTTGATTCAGTGATGAAAGGTGGATGGAGTTTTTCCTACAAAATAATATACAAAATGTTCATATACATTTCAAATCGCACTCAAATGTTTGTTTTATCAAATGGTCAGACCTTGCATAGAGATAAAAATGATGGAGATGACGTCGGCCTTCCCATCCCTAAACTGGGTCGCTTATCGCCGAACAATTTGGCTACCCGACCTGAGACCGAGCTGAATTCGCTGTTGGTAAAGCCCATGGCATAACCTAACCGGTTCACAACCAGTTCGGTTCCTATAACCTCGTCAACCCGCAGATGCTCCTTCACAAACATCTCCACCATAACTCTCGGCATCTTCGTCACCACGACCCTCTTGTCGTGAGCGCTGAACACTCTCCAAGCGTCCATGTCGATGTCGTCCATGTAGAATTTGGGCAACACTGCTCTCGCCACTGACTCAACCTCAGACTCTTTGACCCCACACAGGGACACAAAGATCATGAGCCTCAGGGCCAAATCTCCCATCCCCAGCCCGCTGAGCAGGCGAACCACGGGCCACAGAAGCAACAGCAGGGTGAAGCGTACCAGGCCCACCGAGGCCTCAAACGCCACCAGCATGAAGTAGGAGAAAGGGTGCCCGTCCCTCAGCAGGGTACCCTCGAACTCCGAGACCACTGACGAGTCCATGCTGATTATATCGATTGATCCTTTGATCTAAATCTTTTAGGCTAATAATTAGGAAGAGACCGTTATGTTAGAGAGGGGATATATGGACTGATAGTGTCCAACCGTGAGACTTGTCTAATAAAGAGAAACGAGGCAGTTTATCAGCTTACAACTACCAATTTCCATAAACTCTAATTACTTTTAGCTCTAAGTTTCTTCCTCCGAAATTATGCGTCGAATTCAAACCTAATCGGGGAAGAATGAACATATGAACTCCTTCGCGGATCTGATCACCTAACCTGCAACAGTTTTGGGCAATAGTGCACTCATCAATCTGAGTTTTCTACAGTGTTCGAAAGATCGATTATGAAACGAAGCGTATGTTACTGCAAAAATCGTAGGATCATCTGCATTGCCTGACATTAGAAAATGATAAGAAATTATGGGTCATGCATATTGAACTTATGTATGACATTATATGCACAAAACAATTGGATGTAGAAtgttcctctctctttctctcgaACAACAGTCTCGCCTAGTCCTCTCGCTGTAATCGGATAATCAAGGCAGCATGACATGATGCAGTGCTAATATTTACTGATACACATACAAAATGCTTCcgtaatttgattttatatttccttttcttttcttaactaCAAGAAAGACCCATAATCGTAACACAAGTGAATATCCGTAATTCGACTTTGTATATCTCCTCTTTCGGGTCAAACGTCAGTTATCATGGGGCGATATGAATTAATCCAACTATACAGATTCTTATTGCCACATCAACTTCCTCGTTAAGAATCACAGACATAAATAtacagagagagacagagagagggagagagggaatTCCTCATTTTGCATCTAATTAATTGATCGGTGAATAAATTATTGCAGCGTTTCCTACCTCCTAATTTAGTCGATTGACAAAACCCTATGTTGATAATTCTCttgttttattaatttacaAAATGTATGGGCTTAGGCCCACTATACCTTACCGGAGAAACTAACATGTAATAGGCTATTTCTCTTCCTCTATAAAAGCCAAAAATAAACtatctttttcaatttcatcaatCATTTTACTTGTTAATCATGTTCCAGCGAGAGCAGTCGCATACCGATGAGTTGATACTATCTTATGATCTCactgaaaaatttaaaagaaaaaatgctCTCCATTTTGCCGCCTACTTCTACAATACACATATGCCTATCTAATTCAGAAAGTTATAATCATCACAATCTAtgtatataaagttgtattcTACCCTATTAAATAGggttaaaatagtaaatataaaattaaatttaagttaattttcatcaaaaaaataaaaaggacaaaatttatatttgtcTCCGACCATATtaaatagggttagaatattaaataaatttattttccacCTACtaaatagggttagaatactaaataacaaaattattattcatttattttttattaaaagttaaaaagagaaaatatatatttatcaccCACTCTAT from Punica granatum isolate Tunisia-2019 chromosome 2, ASM765513v2, whole genome shotgun sequence includes the following:
- the LOC116194558 gene encoding glycerol-3-phosphate acyltransferase 5-like is translated as MDSSVVSEFEGTLLRDGHPFSYFMLVAFEASVGLVRFTLLLLLWPVVRLLSGLGMGDLALRLMIFVSLCGVKESEVESVARAVLPKFYMDDIDMDAWRVFSAHDKRVVVTKMPRVMVEMFVKEHLRVDEVIGTELVVNRLGYAMGFTNSEFSSVSGRVAKLFGDKRPSLGMGRPTSSPSFLSLCKEKLHPPFITESRKADPQLLRPVPVVFHDGRLVNRPTPSMALLILLWMPLGILLATIRIAVGLTLPLGAIPVIAPIFGGKVIMKGKPPPPVSDDNTTGVLFVCTHRTLMDPVVLSTILGRKIPAVTYSLSRFSEILSPIPTVRLTRIREIDAEKIKRQLAKGDLVVCPEGTTCREPFLLRFSALFAELTDRIVPVAMNYRVGFFHATTARGWKALDPIFFMMNPRPVYEATFLNQLPVEATCSSGKSPHDVANYVQRILAATLGFECTNFTRKDKYRVLAGNDGTVPCGASLADGIRKVVKTFKLFIFH